The nucleotide window CGGTGCCCCGGGCCGCTGGAGCCTGAGCCTGGAAGCGGCGTCGGGCTGAGCGGACACACGCACACCCCTTCCGGCCGGTCCGACCAGTCGGTATGTTGCGGCTCACCGAAGCCATCAGGCTGTGCGCGAACCGAGGAGCCCGACGTGCCGCAGATCCACGGCCACTGCCACGACAGATTCGCGGCGGTGCGTGCCGCCTTCGAGGCGAACTTCACGGAGCGGGAGGAACTGGGCGCGGCGGTCACCGTCCTGGTCGACGGCGTCGCGGTGGCCGACCTGTGGGCCGGCTGGGCCGACCGGGCCCGTACCCGCCCGTGGGAGCGGGACACCCTGGTCAACGTCTGGTCCACTACCAAGGGCCCGACCGCGCTCTGTGCCCATATCCTCGCCGACCGGGGACTGCTCGACCTGGATGCCCCCGTCGCCGCGTACTGGCCCGAATTCGCCGCGGCGGGCAAGGAATCCGTCCGGGTCCGGGACCTCCTCTCGCACCGCGCGGGCCTGGCGGGGATCCGGGAGCCGCACACCCTGGCCGAGCTCTACGACTGGGAACTGACCACCGCCCGGCTGGCCGCGACCGAGCCCTGGTGGGAGCCGGGAACCCGCTCCGGCTATCACGCACTCACCTACGGCTTCCTCGTCGGCGAGGTCGTCCGCCGGATCACCGGACTGCTGCCGGGCGCCTTCCTGCACCAGGAGGTCACCGGGCCGCTCGGCATCGACTTCACCGTCGGCCTCCCGGAGAAGGAGGAGGGGCGGGTCGCCGAGCTGGTCACCTCGAGGCCCACGGCCACCGCGGCCGCGTTCTTCGCGCAGATGGAGCCGGTCGCCCTCGCCTCACTGGCCAACCCGCCCACCGGCGCGGTCGCCGCGAACACGCCCGAGTGGCGGGCCGCCGAGATCCCCGCGGCCAACGGCCACGGAACGGCCCGCGCGGTGGCCGCGCTGTACGGGATACTCGCCGGGCGCGGCACCCTCGACGGCCGGCGAGTCCTGTCCGAGGAAGCCGCCGAGCGGGTCCGCGAAGGGCAGGGGAGCTGCCGGGACCTGGTGCTGGGCGCCGCCTTCGCGCACGACACCGAGTTCGCCCTCGGCCTCTGGCTCAGCGGCCCGAACCGCTCCTACGGCCCCAACCCCCGAGCCTTCGGCCACGACGGCGCGGGCGGCTCCTGCGGGCTGGCCGACCCGGAGGCCGGGGTCGCGCTGGGCTACGTCATGAACCGGATGGGCTCGGACATCGCCGACGACCCGCGCAAGATGGCGCTGGTCGAGGCGGTGTACGAGGCGCTGTGACGGCCGGGCCGCCGGGGCCCGGGTTGCCAGGGGTCCGGGTTGCCAGGGGTCCGGGTTGCCAGGGGTCCGGGCTGCCAGGGGTCCGGGCTGCCAGGGGTCCGGGCTGCCGGGGGCCCGGGCTGCCGGGGGCCCGGGCTGCCAGGGCCCGGGTTGCCAGGGCTCATGCCTCCGGACGCCGGGAGGCGGAGCAACCGGCGGCCGCCCCCTACCCGTAATACCTGCGAGCTACCCGGCAGGTGCACCCTCCAGCGGGACGCCGACCACAAGGGCTGATCCATACCTTCCGTACCGGAAGCACACACCGCATCCGGTACGGAAGGACCACCCTCCATGGCGACCCGCCCGCGCACCAGCCGGCTGCGCCGCGCCCTCCTCGCCGCCCTCGTCGCCGCTTCGGTGGCGGTGCCGGTGTCGGGCGCGGCGGGGCCCGCGGCCGTCCCCGCGCCCGCCCCGGCCGAGCTCGGGCCACTCGGGCCCGCCACCGATGCCGCCCTCGACGAGCGGTACGCCGCGGGCCGCGCGGACATCCTGGCGGCCGAGCGGACGGCCGCGGTCCACGGCGACCGGCGACGCGCGGCCGTTCTGCGCGCCATGGCGGACCCCGGCCGCCGGTTCCTCTCCTTCGACGGCCGCGACGGCGGCCGAACCGCCGAGGTCTTCGGCGACCTGGCACACGCGGAACACATCGCCGTACTCGTGCCGGGCTCGGACACCAGCCTCGACTCGTACGGACGCTTCGGTGCCGGCGCCGAAGCGCTGCGGCGCGAACTCGGAGACGGCGCGGCCGTCATCGCCTGGCTCGGCTACAAGACCCCGGGGACGGTCAGCCGTCACATCGTGACGGACCGCAGCGCGGCGGCAGCAGCTCCCGGACTCGCCCACTTCGTGAGGGAGCTGACGTCGTCCAGGCCCGGTTCCCGGATGACGCTGCTCTGCCACTCCTACGGGGCGGTCGTCTGCGGGCTTGCCGCCGCGGACCTCCCCGTCGCGGACATCGTGCTGTACGGAAGCCCGGGCACCGGCGCACGGGACGTGGAGAGCCTGCGCACGCGGGCCACCGTCTGGGCGGGCCGCGGCGCCGACGACTGGATCGCCGACGTCCCGCACCGACGGCTCGACCTCGGGTTCGTCACCGTCGGGTTCGGGACCGACCCGGTGTCACCCTCCTTCGGAGCCCGCGTGTTCGACGCGGGCCCGGGCGGCCACAGCGACTACCTCCGCCCCGGCTCCGTACCCCTGCGGAACCTGGCACGGATCGTGCGCGGACACGCCCTGAGCACGGAGCCCGGCCATGCGTGACCTCGTTCGGACCATCGAAGCCGCCACCCCGCCCGGCCGTGACCGCGCCGTCGACGCCCTGCGCGCCCTCGCCATCCTCGGCGTGGTCATGGGCCACTGGCTGGTGACCGCCCTGATCGCGGACAGCGGTACGGTGCGCGCCGCGAGCCCCCTCCAGTACAT belongs to Streptomyces finlayi and includes:
- a CDS encoding serine hydrolase domain-containing protein; this encodes MPQIHGHCHDRFAAVRAAFEANFTEREELGAAVTVLVDGVAVADLWAGWADRARTRPWERDTLVNVWSTTKGPTALCAHILADRGLLDLDAPVAAYWPEFAAAGKESVRVRDLLSHRAGLAGIREPHTLAELYDWELTTARLAATEPWWEPGTRSGYHALTYGFLVGEVVRRITGLLPGAFLHQEVTGPLGIDFTVGLPEKEEGRVAELVTSRPTATAAAFFAQMEPVALASLANPPTGAVAANTPEWRAAEIPAANGHGTARAVAALYGILAGRGTLDGRRVLSEEAAERVREGQGSCRDLVLGAAFAHDTEFALGLWLSGPNRSYGPNPRAFGHDGAGGSCGLADPEAGVALGYVMNRMGSDIADDPRKMALVEAVYEAL
- a CDS encoding alpha/beta hydrolase, whose product is MATRPRTSRLRRALLAALVAASVAVPVSGAAGPAAVPAPAPAELGPLGPATDAALDERYAAGRADILAAERTAAVHGDRRRAAVLRAMADPGRRFLSFDGRDGGRTAEVFGDLAHAEHIAVLVPGSDTSLDSYGRFGAGAEALRRELGDGAAVIAWLGYKTPGTVSRHIVTDRSAAAAAPGLAHFVRELTSSRPGSRMTLLCHSYGAVVCGLAAADLPVADIVLYGSPGTGARDVESLRTRATVWAGRGADDWIADVPHRRLDLGFVTVGFGTDPVSPSFGARVFDAGPGGHSDYLRPGSVPLRNLARIVRGHALSTEPGHA